The Candidatus Binataceae bacterium genome segment CCGCTGAGCTACCTTGCGCCGCCCGGTCCGTCCCCGGGCGTAAGCTTTGCCCGCAACGGCCCCTCCTAGTATCTTAGCCGCAACCGCGGGGGAGATATGCGGTCCAGTTACACGTCAGGATCGCGAACAAATCGATGATGGAATTGAACGAACTGAGAGCACTCGTGCGTGACGTCCCGGACTTTCCCAAGCCGGGAATCCTGTTCCGCGACATCACTCCGCTTATCGGCAACGCGCGCGCCTTCGCCACGCTGGTCGATATGATGGCCGAGCCGTTCCTGGGCAAGGTGGACACGGTGCTGGGAATCGAGTCGCGCGGCTTCATCGTCGGCGCGCCGGTCGCCTATCGGCTCGGCGTCGGACTGACGATCGCGCGCAAGCCGGGCAAGCTGCCCTTTCACACCATAGGCGAAACCTACGACCTCGAGTACGGCAGCGCCGGCCTCGAGGTCCACGAAGACTCCCTGGTGCGCGGCGCGCGTGTCCTCATCGTCGACGATCTGCTGGCGACCGGCGGCACCGCCGAAGCCACGGTGCGTCTGGCGCAGAAACTCCAGGCCGCCGTGGTAACCTGCGCCTTCGTGATCGAACTCGGCGCGCTCGGCGGCCGCCAGCGTCTCGCGCCGGTCCCGTGCGTCTCGCTCATCCGTTATGATTGAAGCGGGGCCGGATCCTCGAAGCGGGGCGGCCGCTGTAGTAATCAGCGCGCGGCCCGCGGCGGGTTCGTTCAGCGGTGGCCCGCGCTCGTGCGAGTTCCGTGGAGCTGCATGAAATCCAGCACGGGGTCGCGGCGGATCGAAACCGTCTGCTGATCGTCCTCGCGGTCACAGCGTCCTATTGCGCCGCCGAATTCATCGGCGGTTACTTCGCGGGCAGCCTCGCGCTGATTTCCGACGCGGTCCATCTGCTGACCGACATCGCGGCGCTCTGCCTCGCGCTGCTGACGCTATGGATCTCGACCCGCCCGGCGAGCGGCGCCAAGACCTTCGGCTACCTGCGCGCGGAAATCCTGGGCGCGCTGGCCAACGGGCTTTTCCTGTGGCTGCTGGTGATTTTCATCTGGTTCGAGGCTGCGAAGCGTCTGCGCGCTCCGCAGCCGGTGGCAGGGCTGGCCGTAATCGCGATCGCGACGCTCGGCCTCGGCGTCAACGGCTTCTCGGCCTGGATGACGCACGCGGCCATATCCGAAGGCAGACGGCCCGGGATAGCCGTGCGGGCAGTGTTCGTCCACGTGATCTCGGACCTGATCGGCACCTTCGGCGTGATGGTTGCGGGCGCGCTGGTCCTCTTCTTCGGATGGCGTCAGGCGGATGCGCTGGTGAGCCTGCTGATCGGCGCGCTGGTGCTCTACAGCTCCTGGGGACTGGTACGCGAAGGCGTGGACATCCTGATGGAATCGGTGCCGGCACATATCGACCTCGAAGAGTTGCGCAACGACATGCTTGCGGTGCGCGACACCGAGGAAGTACACGATCTTCACGTATGGTGCCTGGCGAGCCGCCAGTTCGCGCTTTCGGCGCATGCGGTCGTGAAACGCGAAGCCGACCAGGATCGCGTGCTCGCGGAGATGTCGGCGATGCTGCAGCGTAAGTTCAACATCCAGCACATGACAGTGCAGCTCGAACGCGACAACCGCCGCGCGAGCGAGCCCGAGCATTTCTGAAGCACGCGCGATCGTCGTTGACTCAGCGCAGCG includes the following:
- a CDS encoding cation diffusion facilitator family transporter translates to MELHEIQHGVAADRNRLLIVLAVTASYCAAEFIGGYFAGSLALISDAVHLLTDIAALCLALLTLWISTRPASGAKTFGYLRAEILGALANGLFLWLLVIFIWFEAAKRLRAPQPVAGLAVIAIATLGLGVNGFSAWMTHAAISEGRRPGIAVRAVFVHVISDLIGTFGVMVAGALVLFFGWRQADALVSLLIGALVLYSSWGLVREGVDILMESVPAHIDLEELRNDMLAVRDTEEVHDLHVWCLASRQFALSAHAVVKREADQDRVLAEMSAMLQRKFNIQHMTVQLERDNRRASEPEHF
- a CDS encoding adenine phosphoribosyltransferase, encoding MMELNELRALVRDVPDFPKPGILFRDITPLIGNARAFATLVDMMAEPFLGKVDTVLGIESRGFIVGAPVAYRLGVGLTIARKPGKLPFHTIGETYDLEYGSAGLEVHEDSLVRGARVLIVDDLLATGGTAEATVRLAQKLQAAVVTCAFVIELGALGGRQRLAPVPCVSLIRYD